The DNA segment AGCCATCGTCACCGGCGGAAAGTTCGCCAACGGCGCCGTAAGCGCAGCCTTCGCTCACCTCTGGAATGCGGAAAGTCACAGAGAGCCAGGGATCGGTCATAATGGCGGTCCGAACCTCGACGAGGTCGAGAAACTCAATGTTGGGCGAATAAATATCCTTCGGGTTCTGTTGAGCCGGTTTCCGCTTGCCAGCATATTCATACCGACAGACCAGTTGGGTAATGGTAGCATGTTCGAGGACATCACCGCACCAGGGTCGACAACACAAAATTACAAAGTCAATATGTCGATGGACCAGTTTGAACAAAATCTCGTCAGAGATGGGTTTACAGGGACACAAAAAGGAATTGGTACAGAATATATCAATGCGACTGAAGAACGCTTTTATATTAGGGATTATTCAAAAAGCGGCCCTCCGACGGCAGACTATTATCCTAGTGGTTCACGAGACCCTGCCATCAAATACAGGTTTGCGAAGTGAAGCACGATTTCTATCTGAGCGAGCCATCGGAACTGCTGATGGCTCGCAAAAGAGCCAAGAGGTTGGTGTATCTTGACCGCCACGCACCAGACCTTGTGTTCAAGCGCGAATTGGGGAATTTTGCTTATTTGGATTTCAATAGCTTTCAAAGATTGACCTTTGGAGAGGTTCTCATTGCGCTGAAAGAACATTTTGGGGATCATGATATAATTGGCATCTTCGATTACCCTTTGGTTTTTGATAGATCTGGATATAACAAAGCTTTTCGATTAAAAGGAGAATGGACATCTGGATCGTGGAAGCAAAAAAGAGAAATTCCTATCGAAGCTTGGAAGGAAAATAAACATCATACTTCGGCGACAATTTTGGATTACATTGTTGATGGTTTTATTTTTGGAGGAAGTGAGAAATGGGCCTGTTACACGGATAGAGATTTCATGCTCACAATTTTCGCGATGAGAAACGATCCAGCGCTCATTGAGGGCGGCTGGCCTACGGTCCCGGGTATCCCTTGGATGACGCCGGAGATCGCTCGTGCAAATGTACCGGCTGCGTTAACGCCGGAAGAAAAGAAAATTCGAGATACCTTTTTGAAAAACTACGGCTTGCTAGAATAACGCAGGGCAAGCGTCGCGACGTGAGTTGGGCGGCGTTCATCAACGTGCCGGTCGCGCTCTGGCAGTCGGGCAAGATCGCGCGCGGCTATACCGGCTCCGCTCAAGCAGCGCGAAGCGCGGTAGCGGCGCGAAACCCGCAGCTTGACGAGGTCGGCCTCGTGCACATGAACGGGCGGGTCTACGACCCCGAACTCGGCCGCTTCCTCTCCGCCGATCCGTTCATCCAGGACGCCACCAACCTGCAGGCGTTGAACCCCTACACCTACGTCCAGAACAACCCGCTCTCCTTCACGGACCCAAGCGGATACTTCCTCTCCGGCCTGTTCAAGGCCATCGGCAAGGTCTTCAGCCGCGTCTTCAAGGCCATCGCCCACGCCATAAAAACCGTCCTCAACTCCTCAATCATACGGTCGCTCATACAGGTCGCCGTGTGCGCCGCCACGATGGCGACGGGGCCGGGTATATGCGCGGCGACCGCGGGGATGATGACCATGGCGTCGGGAGGCAGTATCGTCGATGCCGTCAAAGCCTTCGCCTTTACGCTGGTATCGGCAGGCGTGTGGGGCGGCTCCGACGCCCTGGGCCTCGGAGGCGGGACCTTCGGCAGTTTCAGTGGCGGCGTGGGGGGCATGCTCAGCGGCGTCGATCCCATCGCACAACTCCTCGTGCACGGCACGGTGAACGGCGCGCTGACGGTCGCCCAGGGCGGCGACTTCCTGCAGGGCTTCGCCACAGGCGCCATCGGCAAGGCGGGCGGGTTGCTCGCGCTCGAAAGCCCGCTGGGGTCCGTTTCCGGTGAGCAGGGCGTATTCATGCGAACCGTCGTCGCCGCGACAGCCGGCGGCACAGCAGCCATCGTCACCGGCGGAAAGTTCGCCAACGGCGCCGTAAGCGCAGCCTTCGCTCACCTCTCTGGAATGCGGAAAGTCACAGAGAGCCAGGGACCGGTCATAATGGCGGTCCGAACCTCGACGAGGTCGAGAAACTTAATGTGGGGAATACTACTTCAAATAATAAGGGTGTAGGACAATGTTTTTCAGAATGCGTGGGGGAGCATTATGGTGAGACTACGCTTTCTATTTGGGCAGAGATCGGCGGCCTATCTCTGCCAATCACAAAAGCCTGGTTGGGTGCACCAACAGCATTTGGTTCCAGTACCTATACGAATCCATTGAGCGCGCTGGGATTTGAACTTCGAAACATAGATCCGTCACTTAGTCCTAAAATCGGCACACAAGTATTTGGAACAACGCGTTTATTTGGGATAGCTGGTCGCTCAATTCCATATGTCGCCGCTGCGATGGCAACCTATGATGCTGCAAGCATTAGCTACTGTACATACAATTACTACAATGGAAGATGATGTGACAAGACGAAATGAAATAAAAACGGCAGCAATCGCTGAGATTCGATCTTTTACCCCAAAAAAGTATGAGATAAGGGAGGATTCGCATGTAATTAATGATCTAAAATTGGCGTCAGATGATTTTACCGACATGGCAATCGGTTTGGAAAAAAAATATAACGTGTGGATTCCGCGAGAAGAGTGGAGCCACGCCCTTACCGTTAAGGCGATCATGGACTTATTAGAGAAGCATTTGGAAGGCAATACAACTAATATTTAGAGAACTTCTATGTCGCGGGCGGTGCCCACGAGGTGATGAAGCGGGGCTCGACGGTTACTATATCGCAGGCGTCGCGGTCGAGATCGAAGGGACCGGCGCGACCGAGACGCTTTATCTCCTGAAGGATCATCTCGGCTCGACGGACGTGATCACCGACGCCATGGGCGCCGTCCAGAGCCGCCTGTCGTTCGACGCCTCCCAATCCGCTTGCGGATTGGGTCTGAGTGATGCACGCTCGATCTGGATCGAGCGTGCGGGCAAGCGGCGCGACGTGAGCTGGGCGCCGTTCATCAACGTGCCGGTCGCGCTCTGGCAGTCGGGCAAGATCACGCGCGGCTTCACCGGCCCTCGCTCAAGCAGCGCAAAGCGCGGTAGCGGCGTAAAACCCGCAGCTTGACGAGGTGGCCTCGTGCACATGAACGGGCGGGTCTACGACCCCGAACTCGGCCGCTTCCTCTCCGCCGATCCGTTCATCCAGGACGCCACCAACCTGCAGGCGTTGAACCCCTACACCTACGTCCAGAACAACCCGCTCTCCTTCACGGACCCAAGCGGATACTTCCTCTCGGGCCTGTTCAAGGTTTTAAATCATATTTGTCAACAGAACCTAATCTAATCTAATCTAATCTAATCTAAGTGTTCAGTCCCAATGTGTGATGGTCTGGTTTTCGGATGAAGAGGTGTGGCTTTTCCTCGCTGAGCTTTCGGATAGCCTCGAAGGGTGTTCGGAAGTGAGTTGCTTGGCAAAGTTATAGGCCGACAGCCAGTCCCGGACGTGACGGCGGAGATCGTCGATCGAGCCGTAATGGAAGGTGTGAGTTGTCGCGTCCTTGATTGTTCGCACCATGCGTTCGGCCTGACCGTTCGTCCAGGGATGGTAGGGTTTGGTGAGCCGGTGCTCGATGCCGTGCTGGTCGCAGACCCTGCCGAAGAGGTGAGCGACGAAGTCGCCGGACCTGTCGCGCTGGACGAACTGAACGCCGTTGTCGGTCAAGACGGTGTGCACCTTGTAGGGAACGGCGGCAACGAGCACTTTGAGGAAGGCTGCGGCCGCGAGCTTCGTCG comes from the Rhodomicrobium lacus genome and includes:
- a CDS encoding RHS repeat-associated core domain-containing protein; translated protein: MSWAAFINVPVALWQSGKIARGYTGSAQAARSAVAARNPQLDEVGLVHMNGRVYDPELGRFLSADPFIQDATNLQALNPYTYVQNNPLSFTDPSGYFLSGLFKAIGKVFSRVFKAIAHAIKTVLNSSIIRSLIQVAVCAATMATGPGICAATAGMMTMASGGSIVDAVKAFAFTLVSAGVWGGSDALGLGGGTFGSFSGGVGGMLSGVDPIAQLLVHGTVNGALTVAQGGDFLQGFATGAIGKAGGLLALESPLGSVSGEQGVFMRTVVAATAGGTAAIVTGGKFANGAVSAAFAHLSGMRKVTESQGPVIMAVRTSTRSRNLMWGILLQIIRV
- a CDS encoding RHS repeat domain-containing protein — translated: MNGRVYDPELGRFLSADPFIQDATNLQALNPYTYVQNNPLSFTDPSGYFLSGLFKVLNHICQQNLI